In Onthophagus taurus isolate NC chromosome 6, IU_Otau_3.0, whole genome shotgun sequence, a genomic segment contains:
- the LOC111414056 gene encoding small ribosomal subunit protein mS40, with translation MLSSYFRSNLIANPILRRAFSTTPIKPSESAPTISAVFRNITKDRTKEVPVETSVEYLKSDAYKQTYGGKPVWVLYRRNHKGSIPPRRTRRTCIRQGQISTGNPCPICRDEYLVLNETNIELLNQFICPHTQVVLDTSKTGLCRKSHQQLLVAIDRARDKGLITFDVPFRKYNYSEYK, from the coding sequence ATGTTATCTTCGTATTTTCGGTCAAATTTAATCGCAAATCCCATTTTGCGCCGAGCGTTTAGTACAACCCCGATAAAACCTTCGGAATCGGCCCCAACGATTTCAGCAGTTTTTCGAAACATCACCAAAGATCGAACTAAAGAGGTACCAGTTGAAACGAGCGTGGAGTATTTAAAAAGTGACGCATATAAACAAACTTATGGGGGTAAACCCGTTTGGGTTCTGTACAGAAGAAATCATAAAGGTTCGATTCCACCTAGACGCACCAGAAGGACTTGTATTCGCCAGGGGCAAATAAGCACTGGAAATCCTTGCCCAATATGCAGAGATGAGTATTTGGTTCTTAACGAAACCAACATCGAATTATTGAATCAATTTATTTGTCCGCATACGCAAGTTGTTTTAGACACATCAAAAACGGGTTTGTGCAGAAAATCTCATCAACAATTATTAGTTGCTATTGATAGAGCTAGAGATAAAGGGTTGATAACGTTTGATGTACCTTTTCGTAAATACAATTATTCAGAGTATAAGTAA
- the LOC111414055 gene encoding pyridine nucleotide-disulfide oxidoreductase domain-containing protein 1, translating into MEATFVIVGGGIAGVSCAETLAYYEPNESIILISESSLIKTVTNLLAITQSITSFNIEETTTNSLTNKYQNVNVLNGSLLEINDVENFIIISKNIKINYKYLCLCYGAKPKLIPQAKNNPFVVGIRDTDSVDVFAEKLAKSKKVVIVGNGGIASELVYKIQNTEIEWVIKDNHITATFVDPGASEFFQPSLKKDQKQPDLLEPIPNKRMRYEEDATYKSGAALGPDWYKHFQIKGACELPSSVKIHYKSEVFDILNDDSSEYPIKVILTTGDEIYCNLVVSATGVEPKIEFKTNTNFKLSPSNEIIVNETMKSSIPNIYAAGDCCSAGWEHSKHWFPMKLWTQARQMGNYAAKCMSGDFNKEEVILQDFCFELFTHTTRLFGYKVILLGLYNGQKLDNNYEILFRMTKEHEYAKFILQDGRLQGAVLIGDTDLEETVENLILSQLDLSPYKEDLLNPDVDIEDYFD; encoded by the coding sequence ATGGAAGCTACTTTTGTAATTGTTGGGGGTGGAATTGCAGGTGTAAGTTGTGCAGAAACTTTGGCTTATTATGAACCAAAtgaatcaattattttaataagtgaatcatcattaattaaaacagtTACTAATTTACTTGCAATAACTCAATCAATAACTTCTTTTAACATTGAAGAAACCACAACTAATTCTTTAACTAATAAGTATCAAAATGTAAACGTTTTAAATGGAagtttgttagaaataaatgatgttgaaaatttcataataatttcaaaaaatattaaaattaattataaatatttatgtttatgcTACGGAGCAAAACCAAAATTAATACCTCAAGCTAAAAATAACCCATTTGTTGTTGGTATAAGAGATACAGATTCTGTAGATGTATTTGCTGAAAAATtagcaaaatctaaaaaagttGTCATTGTTGGTAATGGAGGAATCGCATCCGaacttgtttataaaatacaaaacactGAAATTGAATGGGTTATTAAAGATAATCACATAACAGCAACTTTTGTTGATCCTGGTGCATCAGAATTTTTTCAACCATCTCTTAAGAAAGATCAAAAACAACCGGATTTATTAGAACCCATACCTAATAAACGAATGCGTTATGAAGAAGATGCTACATATAAATCAGGGGCAGCTTTAGGTCCTGATTGGtacaaacattttcaaattaaaggtGCTTGCGAGTTACCATCCTCGGTAAAAATTCATTATAAATCAGAAGTTTTTGATATCCTAAATGATGATTCATCAGAATATCCCATTAAAGTGATTTTAACAACAGGAGatgaaatttattgtaatcttGTTGTATCAGCAACAGGGGTTGaaccaaaaattgaattcaaaacgaatacaaattttaaattatctccatcaaacgaaataattgtCAATGAAACCATGAAATCTTCAATTCCAAATATTTACGCGGCTGGTGATTGTTGCTCAGCTGGTTGGGAACATTCAAAACATTGGTTTCCAATGAAGTTATGGACGCAAGCTAGACAAATGGGAAATTATGCAGCGAAATGTATGTCGGgggattttaataaagaagaaGTAATTCTCCAAGATTTTTgtttcgaattatttactcACACAACAAGATTATTtggttataaagttattttattggGGTTATACAACGgacaaaaattagataacaattatgaaatattatttagGATGACCAAAGAACATGAATATGCAAAGTTTATTTTACAAGATGGACGATTACAAGGTGCTGTTCTTATTGGAGATACTGATTTAGAAGAAACTGTGGAAAATCTTATTTTGAGCCAGTTGGATTTATCTCCATACAAAGAAGATTTATTAAATCCTGATGTGGATATTGAAGATTATTTTGATTGa
- the LOC111414067 gene encoding histone-lysine N-methyltransferase Set2, whose translation MPPKRKRGGGAKNVTKSSPTKSPVQNLPKRVETKKEFVPKFTEIITRSKRRGKIDTTDVDSTNETNDTSLEANIQPKLDEVNPTNLDDSTISEENCSEKSELSQEENKTVESKDVSIIMDIDDSQDESVNEDEQEAIISKQLSNLEFEMSNVKVVKSQSLDNEDEEMNEEKETVEYIDSLGSEIIIECVSDDVIPIAGEQEVCLESDAEVEEIKFGIGDVEGHNIEDGEVHEGVDEDLEEDVHQEIEEPIPEEEIEEENQGSEEIEEDVSEEAEIPVKSEEKIQPEIDQNEFEGTDGNLKNVDFKEEEIDYLKSQEIKKVAENMGENEEPNKEDIPRSIEDNLKELGLKEESTEIEDIEGKPREEYNKEYIKWLDAMKNNMDIDLISTEKSEESKSETTTEFSPDTKPDTKSKSEIKQKPPRSKPGPKPKTISKPPKVPKQPKKKQEKLPPNCNSESVRRSSRIKSIQTVQKQKSSKGHGVVKHKEESLEEISPPVEEKPIPEPPPKFVVPQEPQKPVKVKSRWRRSSELELGSNLNSKPNLVMEQPVCEPKLDANEILKKNAEEVQRRLKQFIHLKENLYLTERISCKEAKKMTCDCFLTEEEITSGEYGCGEDCLNRLLMIECGGLCAVGDRCTNKKFQKGEFAPCEVFCTEKKGLGIRAAANIPYGEFILEYVGEVLDPEEFEKRATEYSTDKNQHYYFMALRADAVIDATQKGNISRFINHSCDPNAETQKWTVNGELRIGFYSKRTILAGEEITFDYQFQRYGKEAQKCFCEASTCRGWLGEEPDDDDEDDEEEDEEDEEDDDQDTKSAIKDNEKTEEVEKLEEEKAEISGESDQIVKEEKIAKKKEKKKVLRPRRLPRKDIFEDADLDEEIENLTTTGLKNQAQTLKLSRLMVRAKEPGQRTKLLRVLRHGEFPCRRLFLDYHGLRLIHGWMTDAQHMVKENKKLESQRLEILQTLATLPIPNKTMLQDSKVLPTVQRWSKKMDEGATLDSDSNSPKLETENEIKIETKPDFVNISEVVKSVNENMEVSPVTFTEDKDGETKTLVQTEEPLPDYEVEIVALGLKLLDEWSVLKEVFRIPKKERIEQMKEHEREADRKYKAGLGLEQDLEKKYESRYGTIFKRKKKIFTTSDSKTKDDQMTVLEKYHRRKLFALQVEQQELERRRNQQEIWRQHEQRCMTMGTDPKFTAPFDPNQGLRNTMIWNPQISQWQNYPIPNTTPTNVYYPGVNQNVIPNQMPPQTNLPVFPGGQIPLNKLVQTPPPNIQNKSMYQQQQQQQPPQIMQYRPVFPTQPIPYQQPDLGGYQVGQNGKMIQPHMVVSKPPLPTLPYQENLIGQDDPSQVKFMGPIPPPVKLPPKWKCVKDKYGRPYYYHIHIRKPQWEPPELVAEDPEESSETSSSDTSSLSSDSSSEETDSDDEIDDARLMLQIKNKFKMMEANKAQDQTGDVEMQGDSKPGKEGKSLDSRLLEEILKDDAPVQAKKRRAGLVTEILISPRTEEDKLQFKEDVKRYKANKEKLKQQKEMLELSKRQLANKSSGKSASSKPQKKQKSSVKAKLKEMGDNESVKKIKESFRSNMAVIMVSILNPYRKSDCKEGRITNTDDFKHLARKLTHFVMLKELKHCQNIDDLTVTESVKSKAKEFVRKYMSKFGEMYQKPKDDPEF comes from the exons ATGCCACCTAAACGAAAACGCGGTGGTGGAGCTAAAAACGTAACAAAATCGTCCCCAACGAAATCACCAGTACAAAACCTCCCTAAAAGAGTCGAAACCAAAAAAGAGTTTGTGCCAAAATTTACGGAGATTATTACTCGATCTAAAAGACGCGGAAAAATAGATACAACGGACGTTGATTCTACTAATGAGACTAATGATACTTCTTTAGAAGCTAACATCCAACCGAAATTAGATGAGGTTAACCCAACAAATCTTGATGATTCTACAATTTCTGAAGAAAACTGTTCTGAAAAAAGTGAACTATCTCAAGAAGAGAACAAAACTGTGGAATCTAAAGATGTTTCAATAATTATGGATATTGATGATAGTCAAGATGAATCTGTTAATGAAGATGAACAAGAAGCTATAATTTCGAAACAATTATCGAATTTAGAGTTTGAAATGTCGAATGTTAAAGTAGTAAAAAGCCAATCTCTTGACaatgaagatgaagaaatgaatgaagaaaaagaaactgtGGAGTATATTGATAGTCTAGGCTctgaaataattattgaatgTGTTTCTGATGATGTTATCCCTATAGCTGGAGAGCAAGAAGTTTGTTTAGAAAGTGATGCTGAAGtggaggaaattaaatttggaaTTGGGGATGTAGAAGGGCACAATATAGAGGATGGTGAAGTCCATGAAGGAGTGGATGAGGATTTAGAAGAAGATGTACATCAAGAAATAGAAGAACCAATCCCAGAAGAGGAAATAGAAGAAGAAAATCAAGGAAgtgaagaaattgaagaagatGTTTCAGAGGAGGCTGAAATTCCAGTAAAAAGTGAGGAGAAAATCCAACCAGAAATTGATCAAAATGAATTTGAAGGAACTGATGGTAATCTGAAGAATGTTGATTTCAAAGAAGAGGAaatagattatttaaaatctcaagaaataaaaaaagttgctGAAAATATGGGGGAAAATGAGGAAccaaataaagaagatattcCAAGGAGTATTGAAGATAACTTAAAAGAATTGGGCTTAAAAGAGGAGAGTACAGAAATAGAAGATATTGAGGGTAAACCCCGTgaagaatataataaagaatatatAAAATGGTTGGATGCTATGAAAAATAACATGGATATAGACCTAATTAGTACTGAAAAATCTGAAGAAAGTAAATCTGAAACTACAACTGAATTTTCACCAGATACTAAACCCGATACAAAATCTAAATctgaaattaaacaaaaaccaCCAAGATCTAAACCAGGTCCAAAACCAAAAACCATTTCAAAACCACCCAAAGTTCCAAAACAGCCCaagaaaaaacaagaaaaattaccACCTAATTGTAACAGTGAAAGTGTGAGACGATCAAGTAGAATTAAATCAATACAAACcgtacaaaaacaaaaatcttctAAAGGGCATGGTGTTGTAAAACATAAAGAAGAAAGTTTAGAAGAAATTTCTCCCCCCGTTGAAGAAAAACCAATTCCGGAGCCTCCGCCGAAATTTGTTGTTCCACAAGAACCCCAAAAACCGGTGAAGGTTAAATCTCGTTGGAGACGTTCGAGCGAATTGGAACTCGGTTCGAATTTAAATTcgaaaccaaatttggtaatGGAACAACCTGTGTGTGAACCAAAATTGGATGCGAatgaaatattgaagaaaaatgCCGAAGAAGTGCAAAGaagattaaaacaatttatacatTTAAAGGAAAATTTGTATTTGACGGAACGGATTAGTTGTAAAGAGGCGAAAAAAATGACTTGTGATTGTTTTTTGACTGAAGAAGAAATTACTAGTGGTGAATATGGTTGTGGGGAAGATTGTTTAAATAGATTACTTATGATTGAAtg tgGAGGTCTATGTGCTGTTGGGGATAGATGTACaaacaaaaagtttcaaaaaggCGAATTTGCTCCCTGTGAAGTATTTTGTacagaaaaaaaaggattggGTATTCGAGCCGCTGCCAATATTCCTTA tgGCGAATTTATCTTGGAATATGTTGGAGAAGTTCTCGACCCAGAAGAATTCGAAAAACGTGCCACGGAATACTCCACAGATAAAAACCAACATTACTATTTTATGGCTTTAAGAGCAGACGCTGTAATCGACGCCACACAAAAAGGAAACATCTCtagatttataaatcattCCTGCGATCCAAACGCAGAAACCCAAAAATGGACCGTCAATGGAGAATTACGAATTGGTTTTTACAGCAAAAGAACCATTCTTGCTGGTGAAGAAATTACGTTCGATTATCAATTTCAAAGATATgg AAAAGAAgctcaaaaatgtttttgtgaAGCTTCAACATGTCGGGGATGGTTGGGTGAAGAGcctgatgatgatgatgaagacgACGAGGAAGAAGATGaggaagatgaagaagatgaCGATCAAGATACGAAATCTGCGATAAAAGATAATGAAAAAACTGAAGAAGTTGAGAAATTAGAAGAGGAAAAAGCTGAAATTTCTGGAGAATCTGATCAAAttgtaaaagaagaaaaaattgcaaagaaaaaagagaaaaagaagGTACTAAGACCTAGAAGATTACCAAGAAAAGATATCTTTGAAGATGCAGATTTGgatgaagaaattgaaaatttaacaacaacCGGGTTAAAAAATCAGGCGCAAACACTGAAATTAAGCAGGTTGATGGTAAGGGCAAAAGAACCGGGACAAAGAACGAAGTTACTGCGAGTTTTACGTCATGGAGAATTTCCATGTCGTCGTTTATTCTTGGATTATCACGGTCTTAGACTTATACACGGTTGGATGACTGATGCTCAACACATggtcaaagaaaataaaaaattggaatCTCAACGATTAGAAATACTTCAAACTCTAGCAACTCTTCCAATTCCAAATAAAACAATGTTACAAGACAGTAAAGTTCTTCCAACCGTTCAACGATGGTCCAAAAAAATGGACGAAGGTGCAACTTTAGATTCTGATAGTAACTCGCCTAAACTTGAAacagaaaatgaaataaaaatagaaacaaaaccagattttgttaatatttcgGAAGTagttaaatctgtaaatgaaAATATGGAGGTGTCTCCTGTTACATTTACTGAAGATAAAGATGGCGAAACTAAAACTTTAGTCCAAACTGAAGAACCACTTCCAGATTACGAAGTTGAAATTGTTGCATTAGGGTTGAAATTATTAGATGAATGGTCTGTTTTGAAAGAAGTTTTTAGAATTCCAAAAAAGGAAAGAATTGAACAGATGAAAGAACATGAAAGGGAAGCTGATAGAAAATACAAAGCAGGGTTGGGATTAGAACAAGATTTAGAGAAAAAATATGAAAGCAGATACGGAACTatttttaaaaggaaaaagaaaatatttaccaCCTCTGATTCTAAAACCAAAGACGATCAAATGACGGTACTTGAAAAATACCATAGGAGAAAATTATTTGCGCTTCAAGtagaacaacaagaacttGAAAGACGAAGAAACCAACAAGAAATATGGAGGCAACACGAACAAAGATGTATGACCATGGGAACAGACCCTAAATTTACCGCGCCATTTGATCCTAATCAAGGATTAAGAAATACCATGATTTGGAATCCACAAATAAGTCAATGGCAAAACTATCCAATACCAAATACAACACCTACAAACGTGTATTATCCGGGAGTGAATCAAAATGTGATCCCAAATCAAATGCCTCCTCAAACAAATTTACCCGTTTTTCCTGGAGGTCAAATTCCGTTAAATAAACTTGTACAAACTCCACCAccaaatatacaaaataaatctaTGTATCAACAacagcaacaacaacaaccGCCTCAAATAATGCAGTATCGACCAGTTTTTCCTACTCAACCTATACCATATCAACAACCAGATTTAGGCGGTTATCAAGTTGGACAAAACGGAAAAATGATTCAACCCCATATGGTTGTAAGCAAACCACCTTTACCTACTTTACCATATCAAGAAAATCTTATTGGACAAGATGATCCATCACAA GTCAAATTTATGGGTCCTATACCTCCACCAGTAAAACTCCCACCAAAATGGAAATgtgttaaagataaatatggcAGACcttattattatcatattCATATAAGAAAACCTCAATGGGAACCACCGGAATTAGTAGCTGAAGATCCCGaagaat ctTCCGAAACTTCAAGTTCTGATACAAGTAGTCTAAGTTCAGACTCATCAAGTGAAGAAACCGATAGCGACGATGAAATCGACGATGCTCGCCTTATGCTTCAAATCAAgaacaaattcaaaatgatGGAAGCGAATAAAGCTCAAGATCAGACTGGAGATGTTGAAATGCAAGGTGATAGTAAACCTGGGAAAGAAGGAAAATCTTTGGATAGTAGACTTTTGGAGGAAATTTTGAAAGATGATGCTCCTGTACAAGCCAAGAAAAGAAGAGCTGGATTAGTAACAGAAATATTAATAAGT CCTAGAACAGAAGAAGATAAACTTCAATTCAAAGAAGATGTCAAACGTTATAAagcaaataaagaaaaattgaaacaacaaaaagaaatgttggaGTTATCAAAAAGACAACTTGCAAATAAATCATCGGGTAAATCGGCTTCTTCGAAACCACAGAAAAAGCAAAAGTCTTCAGTTAAAGCTAAATTAAAAGAGATGGGGGATAACGAgtctgtaaaaaaaataaaggaaagtTTTCGTTCGAATATGGCCGTTATTATGGTTTCTATTTTAAATCCATACAGAAAATCGGATTGTAAAGAAGGAAGAATTACTAATACCGATGATTTTAAACATCTTGCAAGAAAG TTAACACACTTTGTAATGTTAAAAGAGTTAAAACACTGCCAAAATATTGATGATTTAACAGTGACAGAGAGTGTTAAGTCGAAAGCGAAAGAATTTGTGAGAAAATACATGTCAAAGTTTGGAGAAATGTACCAAAAACCAAAGGACGACCCGGAGTTTTAA
- the LOC111414069 gene encoding large ribosomal subunit protein uL3m has protein sequence MAFITNILAKHVFRIEEKLLYLSVPNLYTQFRERHTINPKPRLRNPTWLTKKNRVVHNEFITSDNQEFLKEVVQDQFKIEAETSLKKEHITNIEWTPNLKRTGVIARKIGIYPIWLKNGEKVLTTLLQVLDNHVIKYYTPEEYNPPRKRIEKIYNKKGVILLGAGSTDPSTFTKEYCGIFRDTGVLPKKHLARFFVSPEGILPPGTPIGVLHYQVGNYVDVRGKTIDKGFQGVMKRHGFKGMPRSHGVTKTHRRGGNIGGGGEKARVWPGTRMPGHMGNEYRVNRGLKILRINTKFNVLWVTGQAIPGETNSIVTIYDSLLPLRKPKKALPFPTLIDPQNADFPEDIFDEDVHCFDSPSIEYIES, from the exons ATggcttttattacaaatattttagCCAAACATGTATTTAGAAtagaagaaaaacttttatatttatc CGTTCCTAACCTATACACGCAATTTCGGGAGCGACACACTATAAATCCAAAACCGAGGCTACGAAATCCAACTTGGTTGACTAAAAAGAATCGTGTG GTTCACAATGAGTTCATAACCTCAGATAatcaagaatttttgaaagaaGTTGTTCaagatcaatttaaaatagaagCTGAAACGTCGTTAAAAAAGGAACACATTACAAATATAGAGTGGACTCCTAATTTGAAACGAACAGGAGTGATTGCTAGGAAAATTGGGATTTATCCTATTTGGTTAAAAAATGGGGAGAAAGTTTTAACCACCTTATTGCAAGTTTTAGATAATCATGTGATTAAATATTACACTCCTGAAGAATATAATCCTCCaagaaaacgaattgagaaaatttataataaaaagggAGTGATATTGCTTGGAGCAGGAAGTACAGATCCTTCAACATTTACAAAGGAATATTGTGGAATATTTCGAGACACAGGAGTTCTtccaaaaaaacatttagcaAGGTTTTTTGTTAGTCCTGAAGGGATCCTTCCTCCAGGTACACCAATTGGAGTCTTACATTATCAAGTTGGGAATTATGTTGATGTTCGAGGAAAAAc AATCGATAAAGGATTTCAAGGAGTTATGAAAAGGCATGGTTTTAAAGGTATGCCTCGATCACATGGTGTAACCAAAACTCATCGTCGTGGTGGTAATATTGGTGGGGGTGGTGAAAAAGCAAGAGTTTGGCCTGGTACAAGAATGCCAGGTCATATGGGGAATGAGTACCGAGTAAATAGAGGGCTAAAAATATTAAGgattaacacaaaatttaatgttttatggGTAACTGGTCAAGCTATTCCAGGCGAGACGAATTCCATTGTGACTATTTATGATTCGCTTTTACCACTAAGAAAACCCAAGAAAGCACTTCCTTTTCCTACATTAATTGATCCACAAAACGCAGATTTTCCAGAAGATATCTTTGATGAAGATGTGCATTGTTTTGATAGTCCTAGTATTGAATATATTGaatcttaa
- the LOC111414070 gene encoding gonadal protein gdl isoform X2, protein METPEVLQNKLYFLVEQLQNMARDLPQKYQMRVPYELLSSLANCLLSDTIFEIAKGLMEIQHVTEQHMYQQRLQFLNNQKIQDQEILDRTDITAEEKVRKLNDLKITQKNDLKEFDKSLVLQLDEKVTDQQQTLEQAGVPDFIFRLSKMTIPV, encoded by the exons atggaaacacCGGaagtattacaaaataaattatattttctcgTTGAGCAATTACAAAATATGGCAAGAGATTTACCgcaaaaatatcaaatgaGAGTTCCGTATGAATTATTATCAAGCTTggcaaattgtttattaagtgatacaatatttgaaatcgCTAAAGGATTAATGGAAATTCAACACGTTACTGAACAACACATGTATCAACAAAGATtacagtttttaaataatcaaaaaa ttcaaGACCAAGAAATACTTGATAGAACTGATATAACAGCTGAAGAAAAAGTGAGGAAATTAAATGATCTTAAAATAACCCAAAAGAATGATTTAAAAGAGTTTGATAAATCGCTTGTTCTTCAATTGGATGAAAAAGTAACTGATCAACAACAAACTCTTGAACAAGCTGGAGTTCCAG attttatatttaGATTAAGCAAAATGACTATACCAGTGTAA
- the LOC111414070 gene encoding gonadal protein gdl isoform X1 codes for METPEVLQNKLYFLVEQLQNMARDLPQKYQMRVPYELLSSLANCLLSDTIFEIAKGLMEIQHVTEQHMYQQRLQFLNNQKIQDQEILDRTDITAEEKVRKLNDLKITQKNDLKEFDKSLVLQLDEKVTDQQQTLEQAGVPGFYVTTNPLEIKVQMHLLDFIFRLSKMTIPV; via the exons atggaaacacCGGaagtattacaaaataaattatattttctcgTTGAGCAATTACAAAATATGGCAAGAGATTTACCgcaaaaatatcaaatgaGAGTTCCGTATGAATTATTATCAAGCTTggcaaattgtttattaagtgatacaatatttgaaatcgCTAAAGGATTAATGGAAATTCAACACGTTACTGAACAACACATGTATCAACAAAGATtacagtttttaaataatcaaaaaa ttcaaGACCAAGAAATACTTGATAGAACTGATATAACAGCTGAAGAAAAAGTGAGGAAATTAAATGATCTTAAAATAACCCAAAAGAATGATTTAAAAGAGTTTGATAAATCGCTTGTTCTTCAATTGGATGAAAAAGTAACTGATCAACAACAAACTCTTGAACAAGCTGGAGTTCCAGGTTTTTATGTTACAACAAATCCTCttgaaattaaagttcaaatgcatcttttagattttatatttaGATTAAGCAAAATGACTATACCAGTGTAA
- the LOC111414068 gene encoding protein catecholamines up yields the protein MVKMCKFQLFLVCCLVILNYSLAQHHNHHHHDHDHAHHDHPAESPSFKYSKAANEKVAEEKRSETVKNQLNDNEIWLYAMGSTLLISAAPFFILFFIPLDNTQQKQPLLKILLAFASGGLLGDAFLHLIPHAAMNNEQDHGHGHGHNHGHSHKHGEEDKHDISVGLWVLCGIITFLIVEKIVRILKGGGGHGHSHSIQSKPKENNDKKQKKKEPKEEHKKDIKVAGYLNLAADFCHNFTDGLAIGSSYLAGNTIGIVTTITILLHEVPHEIGDFAILLQSGVSRKNAMFLQLTTALGALAGTALSLLVQNTSGLPTGWILPFTAGGFIYIALVSVIPELLDEEKPSFVQTLLQVSALFFGVYMMVLIADYE from the coding sequence atggTTAAAATGTGTAAATTTCAATTGTTTTTGGTATGTtgtttagttattttaaacTATTCTTTGGCTCAACATCataatcatcatcatcatgaCCATGATCACGCACATCACGATCATCCGGCGGAGTCGCCGTCTTTTAAATACTCAAAGGCTGCCAATGAAAAGGTAGCTGAAGAGAAACGATCTGAAACTGTAAAAAATCAATTGAATGATAATGAAATCTGGTTATATGCGATGGgatcaactttattaattagtgCAGCCccattttttatcttattttttattcctcTGGATAATACACAACAAAAACaacctttattaaaaatattattggccTTTGCTTCTGGAGGTTTACTTGGGGATGCTTTTCTACATTTAATTCCACATGCAGCAATGAATAATGAACAAGATCATGGGCATGGACATGGTCATAATCACGGGCACTCCCATAAACATGGTGAAGAAGATAAACATGACATATCAGTGGGTTTATGGGTTTTATGTGGAAtaataacgtttttaattgttgaaaaaatagtTAGAATATTAAAAGGTGGTGGTGGTCATGGTCATTCGCATTCAATTCAAAGTaaaccaaaagaaaataatgataagaaacagaaaaagaaGGAGCCTAAAGAAGAACATAAGAAAGATATAAAAGTAGCTGGTTATCTAAATTTAGCTGCTGATTTTTGTCATAATTTCACTGATGGTCTTGCGATTGGCTCTTCTTATTTAGCTGGGAATACAATTGGTATCGTAACAACAATCACAATATTACTACATGAAGTTCCCCATGAAATTGGAGATTTTGCCATTTTACTCCAATCTGGGGTTTCAAGAAAAAATGCCATGTTCCTTCAATTAACCACAGCACTTGGCGCTTTGGCTGGTACAGCTCTATCTTTATTAGTTCAAAACACATCCGGTTTACCTACAGGATGGATTTTACCATTTACAGCAGGTGGTTTTATTTACATCGCTTTAGTATCTGTTATTCCAGAATTATTGGATGAAGAAAAACCAAGTTTCGTTCAAACTTTGTTACAAGTATCAGCTTTGTTCTTCGGCGTTTATATGATGGTGTTAATTGCAGATTATGAATGA